From Deltaproteobacteria bacterium:
CAAGACGAGATCACCGGTCCCTGCTGGGGACCACAGCACTGGCCAGCTTCGACCCGATCATTCGAGCGTTCATCGACGATCTCCGCGATCGTGAGGGGATCGCCGGAAAGCGTGTGGGTCGCTATCGCGGCACTGCCCGACACTTCGTGGTCTGGCTTGCACTGAGCGGCATTGCGCTCGACACAGTCGACTGCACGGTGATCGAGCGTTTCCTCGACCACGACTGCGAGTGTTGTACGGGAATGCTGGCATCTGCCGGGTTCGGTCCATGGAGCAAACGCCGGTCCTGGTCTCCTCTCATGGATTTCGTCTATTTCCTCGAGCGGGCGGGCAAGATCGAGACCCCTGGTGAACTGGACGAGAATCTCCAGCTACTCGACGATCATCTCGATCACATGCGCGGCAGTGGCTATGCCGCTCCAACCCTAGTTCTGCATCGCAGCGCATGTGCAAATCTCATTGTCTGGCTCCATTTCTCGCGAATCCCGCTGCGCGATCTAACCCTGGATGCATATGCGCGTTTCCGGAACCGGCGGTTCATCTGCTCGATCCCCGGGGTGTTCTACGGCCAGGGGAGAAGTTCCCCCGAAGGGACTCGTTACGACGGAGAGATCCGCAAGTTCCTCGACCACCTCGCCGCGATCGGCCGGATTGAACCTCTGGATCCAGCGCCGGAGGAAGAACTGACCGAGGTCCTCGAGAGGTTCTCGGCATGGCTTGAGCGCCATCGCGGTCTCCGCCCCAAGACGATACGGCAGTACACCCGTCTGATCGCTGCCGTTCTGCCCGATCTCGGAGACGATCCCAGGGTCATTGATGCGGCACTGATCCGCCGGGTGCTGTTCGAGCAACTTGAGCACCGATCTGCAAGCTATGCGAAGCGGCTGACGACCGCGATGCGCATGTATTTGCGGTTCCTAGCATCGGAAGACAGCGTCACCGCCACGCTGGTCGAGGCCGTGCCAACAACGGTGCCCCAGTGGCGGCTGTCGGCATTGCCGCGATACATCCCGGCCGACGATGTCGAGCGTGCCATCGCGTCGTGCAACGACGACCCGGTGGGCGTACGCAACCGGGCCATCCTGCTGCTTCTGGCGCGGCTGGCGCTGCGCGCCGGCGATGTCGTTGATTTGCGCCTCGGCGATATTGACTGGGAAAAGGCCGAGATCCGTGTTGCAGGCAAATCACGGCGGCAGACGGTACTGCCTCTGCCCCAGGATGTCGGCGACGCGCTGCATGCCTATATCGCGACGGTGCGGCCAACGGTAGACGACGAGAAGGTCTTCCTCTGCGCCAACGCACCTTCGCGCCCGTTCTCCGGCTCACACAACGTCAGTTACGTGGCTCGAAGCGCGCTGGACCGCGCCGGAGTGCCCACGCTCGCCAACCGCGGTCGCGGTGCGCATGTGTTCCGCCATTCTCAGGCGACCGAGTTGCTCAGATCCGGCGCAACACTGGACACCATCCAGTCACTGCTTCGCCACGAGTCCCGGAACAGCACCGCGATCTACGCCAAGACCGATACGGTCATGTTGCAGGAGGTCGCGCAACCATGGATCGGAGGGATGGAGGGATGACCAAGAAAACCATCATCACCGATCAGGTCGAGCGATATGTCGCGATGAAGCGCAAGCTCGGCTACCAGTTCACGCGGGGTGCTTGCCCACTACGGAGCTTCGCACGCTTCGCCGAGGATCGTGACGAAACATTCATCCGTTCCGAGACCGCCATCGAATGGGCATCGACAGCGCGATCACAATCCGAGCGGATCACGAGGCTGCATACCCTACATGCACTTGCCTGCTGGCTACACGCCGAGGATGCCCGGCACGAGCTGCCGCCTCGCGACGCTCTGGGCTATCAGAGCAGACGCAGGCCGCCACCATACCTGATATCGACTCCAGACATCCGGAAACTGCTCACGACGGCGCTTTCCATGCCGCCCGAGGGCACCATCGCCCCGCTGACCTGGCACTACATGTTCGGCCTCATCGCGGTGACCGGACTGCGCATCGGCGAGGCCCTTGCGCTGACGCTGGATGACATCACCCCGGACGGTCTGGTCATCCGCGACACCAAGTTCGGCAAGTCCCGGATGGTGGCACTGCACCCGACCACCCAGGATGAGCTGGACCACTACCTGACGGTGCGGCGCGAGGAGAAAACCCCGGACAGACACCTGTTCGTGATCACCACTGGCAGGCCTCCATGCTATTCCAGAGCACAGCAGGTCTTCCAAGCGATCCTGGAACGAACGGGAATTCGGGAACCCGGCGCAGCGCGCGGTCCGACGCTCCACTCGCTGCGGCACAGCTTCGCCGTCCGGGCACTCGAGAACCTGGACCCCGGCGCCGATCCAGGCCGCCATATGCTGGCACTCTCCACCTATCTCGGCCACGCCAAAGTCTCACATACCTACTGGTACCTGGAATCGACCTTGGATCTGCTGCGCGGTATCGCCGAGGCTGCCGAGCAGGCTCACGCGAATGGGGGTGCCCGATGACCGATCTTGCCCCCCACCTCACCGCCTTCCTCCAGGAGCACTTGCCCAATGAGCGGCGCCTCAGCCGACACACCGTGCAGGGCTACACCGATTGCTTCCGGCTGCTCGTCCTCTACGTGGCCGAGCAGACCGGAATCCGTCCCTGCGCCCTGAAGATCGAGCACTTCACGGTGGCGCTCCTGCTGTCCTTCCTCGAGTTCCTGGAGAACAGCCGCAACAACAGCGTCGGCACCCGCAATATCCGCCTCGCCGCCATCA
This genomic window contains:
- a CDS encoding tyrosine-type recombinase/integrase, yielding MASRRDHRSLLGTTALASFDPIIRAFIDDLRDREGIAGKRVGRYRGTARHFVVWLALSGIALDTVDCTVIERFLDHDCECCTGMLASAGFGPWSKRRSWSPLMDFVYFLERAGKIETPGELDENLQLLDDHLDHMRGSGYAAPTLVLHRSACANLIVWLHFSRIPLRDLTLDAYARFRNRRFICSIPGVFYGQGRSSPEGTRYDGEIRKFLDHLAAIGRIEPLDPAPEEELTEVLERFSAWLERHRGLRPKTIRQYTRLIAAVLPDLGDDPRVIDAALIRRVLFEQLEHRSASYAKRLTTAMRMYLRFLASEDSVTATLVEAVPTTVPQWRLSALPRYIPADDVERAIASCNDDPVGVRNRAILLLLARLALRAGDVVDLRLGDIDWEKAEIRVAGKSRRQTVLPLPQDVGDALHAYIATVRPTVDDEKVFLCANAPSRPFSGSHNVSYVARSALDRAGVPTLANRGRGAHVFRHSQATELLRSGATLDTIQSLLRHESRNSTAIYAKTDTVMLQEVAQPWIGGMEG
- a CDS encoding tyrosine-type recombinase/integrase, whose amino-acid sequence is MTKKTIITDQVERYVAMKRKLGYQFTRGACPLRSFARFAEDRDETFIRSETAIEWASTARSQSERITRLHTLHALACWLHAEDARHELPPRDALGYQSRRRPPPYLISTPDIRKLLTTALSMPPEGTIAPLTWHYMFGLIAVTGLRIGEALALTLDDITPDGLVIRDTKFGKSRMVALHPTTQDELDHYLTVRREEKTPDRHLFVITTGRPPCYSRAQQVFQAILERTGIREPGAARGPTLHSLRHSFAVRALENLDPGADPGRHMLALSTYLGHAKVSHTYWYLESTLDLLRGIAEAAEQAHANGGAR